Proteins encoded together in one Lachnospiraceae bacterium JLR.KK008 window:
- the srtB gene encoding class B sortase, which yields MAKESLKKQAARYHLEEYDEKMQKEILLQLKRRVRRRRIITSVCLILAIVSLGYFAGYYYLADRSGSQFEELADLRGKEPVSTPFLINKTGESETPDILDDYKNLYNKNKSLIGWLKIDDTIIDYPVMRSPDSEYYLTHNFNQEYDRNGSIFMDPACDVLKPSTNLILYGHHMRSGNMFGDLDLYESKEYMEAHRTIQFDTLYEKGTWQVMYVFRDKLKQDTEIAFKYYQFIDANSPEEFDSNMKAMAEMSLYDTGVKASYGDQLLTLSTCDSREEDGRFVVVAKRIG from the coding sequence ATGGCGAAGGAGAGCTTGAAAAAGCAGGCGGCCAGATACCATTTGGAAGAGTACGATGAGAAGATGCAGAAAGAAATTCTTCTCCAGTTAAAAAGGCGGGTGCGGAGAAGAAGGATTATTACCAGCGTCTGTCTGATCCTTGCTATTGTAAGTCTGGGATATTTTGCAGGATATTATTATCTGGCGGACAGGTCCGGCAGTCAGTTTGAAGAACTTGCCGATCTGCGGGGCAAAGAGCCAGTGTCAACCCCGTTTCTGATCAATAAGACGGGGGAAAGCGAGACACCGGATATTTTGGATGATTATAAAAATTTATATAATAAGAACAAAAGTCTAATCGGATGGCTCAAAATTGACGATACAATAATAGATTACCCTGTCATGCGGTCACCGGATTCGGAATATTACCTGACACATAATTTTAATCAGGAATATGACAGAAACGGTTCTATTTTCATGGATCCGGCGTGTGATGTCTTAAAACCGAGTACGAATCTGATCTTGTATGGGCATCATATGCGATCGGGAAATATGTTCGGAGACCTGGATCTCTACGAGTCGAAAGAATATATGGAAGCGCATCGTACAATACAGTTTGACACTCTGTATGAAAAGGGGACATGGCAGGTGATGTATGTGTTTCGTGATAAATTGAAGCAGGACACGGAGATTGCCTTTAAATATTATCAGTTTATTGATGCAAATTCCCCGGAGGAATTTGATTCCAATATGAAAGCGATGGCCGAAATGTCTCTCTATGACACAGGCGTCAAGGCTTCTTATGGTGATCAGCTATTGACTTTGTCCACCTGTGACAGCAGGGAGGAAGACGGCAGATTTGTCGTTGTTGCAAAGCGTATAGGTTAA
- a CDS encoding chorion class high-cysteine HCB protein 13 encodes MSDLTATSCGCNNSPSNDCGCGSILWIIILFCLCGNGGFGGGMNCGCGSFNICGGNDNCGSGCGCGCGGNILWILILLCCCN; translated from the coding sequence ATGAGCGATTTAACAGCTACTTCCTGCGGATGCAACAATTCTCCTTCCAACGACTGTGGATGCGGCAGCATTCTCTGGATCATTATTTTATTCTGCCTGTGCGGCAACGGCGGCTTCGGCGGCGGCATGAACTGTGGATGCGGCAGCTTCAACATCTGCGGCGGCAATGATAACTGTGGCAGCGGCTGCGGTTGTGGATGTGGCGGCAACATTCTCTGGATCTTGATCCTTCTGTGCTGCTGCAACTAA
- a CDS encoding IS30 family transposase, whose protein sequence is MSNLIPGNQKHLSLQDRLYIEKALSSATSFKDIARFLCKDPSTISKEVKKHRLSDWYHKGTFYNAHNFCIHRYHCRKTNVCGKIILCGIKCTSCPSCNQTCRDFARERCGRLDKAPYVCNGCDKALHKCTIAHKYVYDARFAHRKYTETLSSSRSGLNMTKTELAKKDKLVSHLVYQGQSPYQIVANHPELDMSVRSVYTYIDKGLFTARNIDLKRKTKFRPRKCHKTQITNREVFSGRMYSDFLLLDPDYRERAAEMDTVHSSRDSKKVLLTFYLRKEKLFLAFLMNRCTTGAVRIVFDRLKNRLDTDFHLLFHTVLTDRGSEFGDPDSLETDIYGEKCSSVFYCDPMRSGQKGGVENAHTLLRMVLPKGTSFEFLTQWDVNLIVNHINSMPRESLGGRTPYEAALWTYGARTLKALQLRPIPPDEVNLTPKLIRFNH, encoded by the coding sequence ATGAGCAATCTTATACCTGGCAATCAAAAACATCTCTCCTTGCAGGATCGGCTTTACATTGAAAAAGCCCTTTCCTCTGCAACATCCTTTAAAGACATTGCACGCTTCCTCTGCAAAGATCCCTCTACCATTTCTAAAGAGGTCAAAAAGCACCGGCTCAGCGACTGGTATCACAAGGGCACCTTCTACAATGCCCATAACTTCTGCATCCACAGATATCACTGTCGAAAAACAAATGTCTGTGGCAAGATCATTCTTTGTGGGATCAAGTGCACCTCCTGTCCATCCTGTAACCAGACATGCAGAGATTTTGCCCGGGAACGATGCGGCCGTCTGGACAAGGCCCCTTATGTCTGCAATGGCTGCGACAAGGCGCTCCATAAATGTACCATCGCCCACAAATATGTGTACGATGCCCGTTTTGCACACCGTAAATACACTGAGACCCTAAGCTCTTCCCGAAGCGGCTTAAACATGACAAAGACCGAACTGGCAAAGAAAGACAAGCTGGTTTCCCATCTGGTCTATCAAGGACAGTCCCCTTATCAGATCGTGGCAAACCATCCGGAGCTGGATATGTCCGTCCGTTCCGTCTACACCTACATCGATAAGGGACTCTTTACAGCCAGGAATATCGACCTGAAACGCAAGACGAAGTTCCGGCCCCGCAAGTGCCACAAAACACAGATTACCAACCGTGAAGTGTTTTCAGGCCGCATGTACAGTGATTTTCTCCTGCTCGACCCGGACTATAGAGAGAGGGCCGCTGAAATGGATACCGTACATTCTTCGAGAGACTCTAAAAAAGTACTGCTCACTTTCTATCTGCGCAAGGAAAAGCTGTTTCTTGCCTTCCTGATGAACCGATGCACAACCGGCGCTGTCCGCATAGTCTTTGACCGGCTTAAAAACCGTCTGGATACCGATTTCCATCTTCTGTTCCATACCGTCCTTACAGACCGGGGTTCGGAATTCGGTGACCCAGACTCTCTGGAAACCGACATATACGGAGAAAAATGCTCCAGCGTCTTCTACTGTGACCCTATGCGAAGCGGACAAAAAGGCGGTGTTGAAAACGCACACACCCTGCTCCGGATGGTTCTCCCAAAAGGCACCAGTTTTGAATTCCTGACCCAGTGGGATGTGAACCTGATCGTAAACCACATCAACTCCATGCCGCGGGAAAGCCTTGGCGGGCGCACTCCTTATGAAGCAGCATTATGGACTTATGGGGCCCGCACTTTAAAAGCACTTCAGCTTAGACCGATTCCTCCCGATGAAGTCAACCTGACGCCTAAGCTGATACGCTTTAACCACTAA
- a CDS encoding ribbon-helix-helix protein, CopG family encodes MSPRTGRPKVDNPINIRTSVRLDKETDDKLNQYCIEHGITKGEAIRKGVHLLLKKEK; translated from the coding sequence TTGAGTCCACGCACAGGCAGACCAAAAGTAGATAACCCTATCAATATACGGACAAGCGTTCGGCTTGACAAAGAAACTGATGATAAGCTGAACCAATACTGTATAGAGCATGGAATCACAAAAGGAGAAGCTATCAGAAAAGGGGTTCATCTTCTTTTGAAAAAAGAAAAATAG
- a CDS encoding Rha family transcriptional regulator, producing MQTIEQTLDSREVAEMIEKEHSKLLRDLRRYEEQFIEAKIGFNDFFRNSEYKDSIGRTLPCYKVTKKGCEFIAHKLTGTKGTIFTARYINRFHEMQDILSKKETELELPWFIRRFRGRYIMLFRDFKSLTGVEIFGNYTSMKRPDRLQGGLDYNGWGWYTTVNMEEFKKEYGFDYGSDKCMNYLYPRGIKRALEIYRRERGRKINQESYDMIADGLKSIEPPKKEIAVDKHYGLPVRINIVLGEESMQIENNIKIQNI from the coding sequence ATGCAGACGATAGAACAGACATTAGACAGCCGAGAAGTAGCCGAAATGATAGAAAAAGAGCATAGCAAGCTGTTGAGAGATTTGCGCAGATATGAGGAACAATTTATTGAAGCCAAAATTGGATTCAATGATTTTTTCCGAAATTCAGAGTATAAAGACAGCATAGGAAGGACGCTCCCTTGTTACAAGGTTACAAAAAAAGGCTGTGAATTTATCGCCCACAAGCTGACTGGAACAAAGGGAACCATCTTTACAGCAAGATACATAAACCGCTTTCACGAAATGCAGGACATTCTTTCAAAGAAAGAGACTGAACTGGAATTACCGTGGTTTATCCGCAGATTTAGGGGAAGATATATCATGCTGTTTCGTGACTTCAAATCACTAACCGGAGTAGAAATTTTTGGAAACTACACCTCAATGAAAAGACCGGACAGATTACAAGGCGGTCTTGACTATAATGGTTGGGGATGGTACACAACAGTCAACATGGAGGAATTTAAGAAAGAATATGGTTTTGACTATGGGTCTGATAAATGCATGAATTATCTTTATCCACGTGGAATCAAAAGAGCATTGGAAATATACAGACGAGAGCGTGGAAGAAAGATAAATCAAGAATCCTATGATATGATTGCAGACGGATTAAAGTCTATCGAACCACCTAAGAAAGAGATAGCAGTAGATAAACATTATGGTTTGCCTGTTCGTATCAATATAGTTTTGGGGGAGGAATCAATGCAGATAGAAAATAATATAAAAATACAAAATATTTAA
- a CDS encoding leucine-rich repeat protein — MAKGEKKKNRKLRRRARKTTAVVMLITSIIVAAIPVPENTAAPQFAGPKAVVTGPDEANLEHRYDYQTYAVNADYNAAADQAFRDAGGIDNREASRDAVKAVTVAKVDDITRLSLKPPGGVTPEKFSYVFEFGGRFIYQQDQFELYESGSSAVITDYNTNYNMLDDQVGTTEIEIPNFLCKDYEVVTHAEMLQGAFADKRQKGFIVTLKDPIDYSSIEKIALNGVEFSDLRVPALMNDGANGLTEHNTLTVTPRTMFDIVRKYFAEEYNAYKARYDAWIADSDPSHTAQTWTEKLELNFANLTENQVLEYYCDMTCTVKGVSLSGCVLKRVYQTGDQNTIRYIPQAQSNNVSGSLEVDANAESNVDKTGGFVCGDISNSITGIADYAFFGVRNLTKLILPPNLHNIGDSAFEHSFIQDLTGLGVQSVGNRAFKNSELKTLNFRNANGIGTIGTIGAEAFSGTKLAEFEIPNSLGELGPGAFSKCGTLQKVSAESIDIQCAIGKFSFYDCTALATVDWNGSGSKIQKIDDAAFALSEGNGSLKEFKFPDLGADSNTGTAGDGTKFLGNYILAGQDNLETVYMPHSTWAGNTRTEFSLPKYTFVDCRNLKYVDFTGNDPTNSQYGRTVTYDPFLFWEVENKEFRVRGPQWFATSDPARPRKATWAAATLVSQQVPYIYYNQEERVDYYEIDDKSYVNAVNTESGMLVSVITSDHNDGTNTVVTIPAKVGDTAVTGISTDCFHQDDGEVMENMTGLVIESGGKIASIADKAFENFPKLTYIDLGDSVTTVGNSAFANCGSGPGFGNKTVEVYFRSPEAEGAKDAYYEAFKMGTDAFKSAGNPVAFHGDIKNKFAPFTYAMTTTINEESGLNVCYYSLSPQNLTVLVDRTRGEDGNPIMVPTLVDYPHYADVNEDNAEFIAEAEASLESRYMPKEFDKFRVLYAKALIDRANGVDGADEQLELCDGPWNNYQGAPADKMIFEYNGKHYRIDAPSSTHPDGCITEVTVDADGNVTADNSVAVNEGLGRYYADHTYDILKVYENAVNGTYDGAEPETGDSADLRDLKNAKKNVETVPFAKGTAIVEATMYITVPEGVRSIDAYSYYRDAANSTNRMYYLSDVGDKYTNSGGADGADEGVVPGLFSGWFDEDLPEDKEKKIKGNDHIKEIILTDVEELPDYAFDSCEALEKVELGNLKKVGNAPFRGCDNLNDLKGSEDCPAQNLILYSKHTDGSLILEECLPQKEGVVNSASDPLLKDVSHIQESAFENCNKIGSVDLSDLTRLDTIPKYAFKNCAKLDSVLLPTSIKKIQEEAFARPDFLDENGEPVNVPSLTVTVPGREVSVHDEAFDHSERVTIRTYRDSAAASYAEDNGVRVEYLEETYRVCFYDYDGSLIGEPQYVEEGKDAILPDSPTREGYRFTGWKGSFEKVYEDRVIIAQYEPLNNGNNGGPDDPNNPDNPNNPDDPNNPSNPGNPNDPNNPGNNGSNSSDDDNDDDDDDDDDDDDDIHTVTVINGMGSGRYKKGRTVTITANPAPEGQSFHYWTTESENVALANAQNSTTTFTMPDNRVTVTAHYKDGSSGNGTTYSTTAPVVGTDSNTGTGSGSGDGSGGSSGTGDGTDGTVTTINDTTPDTNTTVIVTKPGFSNTDLASATVEGSDDNFIVRITESTVADEAVQAALINEFGSLDNIVYTSMDISLYDSTGTVQIADASGLQVNITLPIPDGQIAYAGNNKAAGVVDGTLDKLNARYNTIDGVDCISFTATHFSPYTIYVDTANLTAATDLSPQTGDPIHPKWFLAIGLACISVLLFMKRDDKSGAKAAV, encoded by the coding sequence ATGGCAAAGGGAGAAAAGAAAAAAAACAGAAAGCTGCGCAGGAGGGCGCGCAAGACGACGGCAGTTGTGATGCTGATCACTTCGATCATCGTAGCGGCGATTCCGGTGCCGGAAAATACGGCGGCTCCGCAGTTTGCAGGTCCCAAGGCGGTGGTTACCGGTCCCGATGAGGCAAATCTGGAGCATCGTTATGATTATCAGACCTATGCGGTGAATGCGGATTATAATGCAGCGGCGGATCAGGCGTTCCGGGATGCAGGCGGAATTGACAATCGTGAAGCGTCAAGAGATGCGGTAAAAGCAGTTACAGTGGCAAAGGTGGATGATATTACGAGACTGAGCCTGAAGCCCCCGGGTGGTGTGACGCCGGAGAAGTTTTCTTATGTGTTTGAATTCGGCGGTCGCTTTATTTACCAGCAGGATCAGTTTGAATTATATGAAAGCGGCAGCTCTGCCGTGATCACTGATTATAATACGAATTACAACATGTTGGACGATCAGGTGGGGACGACAGAGATTGAGATTCCAAACTTTCTCTGCAAAGACTATGAGGTCGTAACTCATGCGGAGATGCTGCAGGGAGCGTTTGCAGACAAGAGGCAGAAGGGATTTATCGTTACGTTAAAAGATCCCATTGATTACAGCAGCATTGAAAAGATAGCACTTAACGGTGTTGAGTTTTCCGATCTGCGGGTACCGGCTCTGATGAATGACGGTGCAAATGGGTTGACGGAACATAATACGCTGACGGTTACACCGAGAACAATGTTTGACATTGTTCGTAAATATTTTGCTGAAGAGTATAATGCGTATAAAGCGAGGTATGATGCCTGGATCGCTGATTCAGATCCGAGTCATACTGCGCAGACATGGACAGAAAAGCTGGAACTGAACTTTGCCAATCTGACAGAGAATCAGGTTTTGGAGTATTACTGTGATATGACCTGTACAGTGAAGGGAGTTTCCTTGTCAGGCTGTGTTTTGAAGCGGGTGTATCAGACGGGCGATCAGAATACGATCCGATATATTCCGCAGGCGCAGTCGAACAATGTCTCCGGCTCTTTGGAAGTGGATGCCAATGCGGAAAGTAACGTTGATAAGACCGGCGGTTTCGTATGTGGCGATATCAGCAATTCAATCACAGGAATAGCTGACTATGCGTTCTTTGGAGTGCGTAACCTGACAAAGCTGATTCTGCCGCCAAACTTACATAATATTGGTGACAGTGCGTTTGAACATTCTTTTATTCAGGATCTGACAGGTCTTGGTGTACAGTCCGTCGGTAACCGGGCGTTTAAGAATTCCGAGTTAAAAACGTTGAATTTTAGAAATGCCAATGGAATTGGTACGATCGGTACGATCGGGGCGGAGGCGTTCAGCGGGACAAAGCTGGCAGAGTTTGAGATACCGAACAGTCTGGGAGAACTGGGACCGGGTGCCTTTTCCAAGTGTGGTACTTTGCAGAAGGTATCTGCAGAGAGTATTGATATTCAGTGTGCGATCGGTAAATTTTCATTTTATGATTGTACGGCTCTGGCCACTGTAGACTGGAACGGCTCGGGTTCCAAGATTCAGAAGATAGATGACGCGGCCTTTGCGCTCTCTGAAGGAAACGGTAGTTTGAAAGAGTTCAAGTTTCCGGATCTTGGAGCGGACAGTAATACTGGTACTGCCGGTGATGGGACAAAATTCCTTGGTAATTATATTCTGGCAGGGCAGGACAATTTAGAGACAGTATATATGCCGCATTCGACCTGGGCGGGAAATACGAGGACGGAGTTTTCGCTTCCAAAGTATACGTTTGTGGACTGCCGTAATCTGAAGTATGTGGATTTCACCGGCAACGATCCAACCAATTCTCAGTATGGACGTACGGTAACTTATGATCCGTTTTTGTTCTGGGAGGTGGAGAATAAAGAATTTCGGGTACGGGGACCACAGTGGTTTGCCACGAGTGATCCTGCAAGACCGAGAAAAGCTACCTGGGCTGCGGCAACGCTTGTGAGCCAGCAGGTGCCATATATTTATTACAATCAGGAAGAGCGGGTCGATTATTACGAGATCGACGACAAGTCGTATGTCAACGCAGTCAATACGGAATCTGGGATGCTTGTGTCAGTCATTACGTCCGACCACAATGATGGCACCAATACGGTAGTTACGATACCGGCGAAAGTAGGCGATACGGCGGTAACAGGGATCAGTACCGACTGCTTCCATCAGGATGACGGAGAGGTTATGGAAAATATGACCGGTCTTGTCATTGAGAGCGGTGGTAAGATTGCCTCTATAGCGGATAAAGCCTTTGAGAATTTCCCGAAGCTGACATATATCGATCTGGGTGACAGCGTGACAACGGTCGGTAACAGTGCATTTGCAAACTGCGGCAGCGGTCCGGGATTTGGCAATAAGACGGTGGAAGTGTATTTCCGTTCTCCGGAGGCTGAGGGTGCCAAGGACGCTTATTATGAAGCGTTTAAGATGGGGACTGATGCGTTTAAGTCTGCCGGGAATCCGGTGGCATTCCATGGCGATATTAAAAATAAATTTGCGCCTTTTACGTATGCAATGACAACAACTATCAATGAAGAATCCGGTTTGAACGTTTGTTATTATTCTTTGTCGCCGCAGAATCTGACTGTTCTTGTCGACAGAACAAGAGGCGAGGACGGTAATCCGATTATGGTTCCCACACTTGTGGATTATCCACATTATGCGGATGTCAATGAGGACAATGCGGAATTCATTGCGGAGGCGGAGGCATCTTTAGAGAGCCGATATATGCCGAAAGAGTTTGACAAATTCCGTGTTCTGTATGCGAAAGCACTCATTGACCGTGCGAACGGTGTGGATGGTGCAGATGAACAGCTTGAGTTGTGCGACGGCCCATGGAATAATTATCAGGGGGCTCCCGCCGATAAGATGATATTTGAGTATAATGGGAAACATTATCGGATTGATGCTCCTTCCAGCACGCATCCTGACGGTTGCATTACGGAAGTTACAGTAGATGCGGATGGAAATGTGACGGCAGATAATTCTGTAGCCGTGAATGAAGGACTTGGCAGGTATTATGCAGATCATACGTATGATATTCTGAAAGTATATGAAAACGCCGTGAATGGTACCTATGACGGGGCAGAGCCGGAGACTGGTGACTCTGCAGATCTCAGGGATTTGAAAAATGCAAAGAAGAATGTGGAGACGGTTCCGTTTGCCAAAGGTACGGCTATTGTGGAAGCCACTATGTATATCACGGTTCCGGAAGGCGTCCGGTCGATCGATGCGTATTCCTATTACAGAGATGCCGCCAACAGTACCAACAGAATGTACTATTTGAGTGATGTCGGAGATAAGTATACGAACTCCGGCGGCGCGGACGGTGCGGATGAGGGCGTTGTGCCAGGCCTGTTCAGCGGATGGTTTGACGAGGATCTGCCGGAAGATAAAGAAAAGAAGATCAAGGGAAATGACCATATCAAAGAGATTATTCTCACTGATGTGGAGGAACTTCCGGACTATGCTTTCGACAGCTGTGAAGCGTTGGAGAAAGTAGAGCTGGGCAATCTGAAGAAAGTGGGAAATGCACCATTCAGGGGCTGTGACAATCTGAATGATCTGAAAGGAAGTGAAGACTGTCCGGCGCAGAATTTGATTCTGTATTCCAAACATACGGATGGCAGTCTGATTCTTGAAGAATGTCTGCCGCAGAAAGAAGGGGTTGTGAATTCTGCTTCCGATCCCCTGCTGAAGGATGTATCGCATATACAGGAGTCTGCATTTGAAAATTGTAATAAAATCGGTTCGGTAGATCTCAGCGATCTGACGCGGCTTGATACGATACCGAAATATGCGTTTAAAAACTGTGCAAAGCTCGATTCCGTGTTGCTGCCTACTTCTATTAAGAAAATACAGGAAGAGGCTTTTGCGAGGCCAGACTTTTTGGATGAAAATGGGGAGCCGGTCAATGTTCCGAGCCTTACCGTTACAGTTCCGGGCAGAGAAGTGTCTGTCCATGACGAGGCTTTTGACCATTCGGAGAGAGTGACGATCCGTACGTACAGAGACAGTGCAGCAGCTTCCTATGCGGAAGATAATGGCGTAAGAGTGGAATATCTGGAAGAAACCTACCGTGTATGTTTCTACGATTATGATGGAAGTCTGATCGGAGAACCGCAGTATGTGGAGGAGGGCAAAGACGCCATCCTGCCTGACAGCCCTACCAGAGAGGGATACCGGTTTACAGGCTGGAAAGGTAGTTTTGAAAAGGTATATGAAGATCGGGTTATCATTGCCCAATATGAACCATTGAATAACGGAAATAACGGGGGTCCGGATGATCCAAATAATCCGGATAACCCGAATAACCCTGATGATCCGAACAATCCGAGTAATCCGGGAAACCCCAATGATCCGAACAATCCGGGTAACAATGGCAGTAACAGTTCGGATGATGACAATGACGACGATGATGATGACGACGATGACGATGATGATGACATCCATACCGTAACTGTCATCAACGGAATGGGAAGCGGGCGTTATAAGAAGGGCCGTACGGTTACAATTACGGCTAATCCGGCGCCAGAGGGACAGAGCTTCCATTATTGGACAACAGAGTCAGAAAATGTAGCACTGGCTAATGCGCAAAATTCTACGACAACGTTTACAATGCCGGACAATCGTGTTACGGTAACTGCACATTACAAGGATGGTTCCAGCGGAAACGGGACTACTTACAGTACGACTGCCCCAGTCGTGGGAACGGATAGCAATACGGGTACGGGCAGCGGTTCCGGAGACGGCAGTGGAGGAAGCAGTGGCACAGGAGACGGCACGGATGGTACGGTAACAACGATAAATGACACGACGCCAGATACAAATACGACTGTGATTGTCACGAAGCCCGGATTTTCCAACACAGATCTTGCTTCTGCCACGGTGGAAGGCTCTGATGATAACTTTATTGTCAGAATTACGGAAAGTACCGTTGCGGACGAAGCAGTGCAGGCTGCACTGATCAATGAGTTTGGCAGTTTGGACAATATTGTATATACGTCGATGGACATCTCTTTGTATGATTCCACGGGGACGGTGCAGATTGCAGATGCTTCCGGCTTGCAGGTGAATATCACATTGCCCATTCCGGATGGACAGATTGCTTATGCCGGAAACAATAAGGCGGCAGGTGTCGTGGATGGGACTCTGGATAAGCTGAATGCCCGTTATAATACGATCGACGGTGTAGACTGTATTTCCTTTACAGCAACGCACTTTTCACCTTATACGATCTATGTGGATACGGCGAATCTGACTGCGGCTACCGATCTTTCGCCACAGACAGGAGATCCGATTCATCCGAAATGGTTCCTTGCGATCGGGCTTGCATGTATTTCTGTTCTCTTATTCATGAAACGGGATGATAAGTCCGGTGCGAAAGCGGCAGTGTGA
- a CDS encoding AAA family ATPase: MERTVQGIRVRKLFGRFDYTILFSEEGMTIVTGPNGFGKSTILHVISALAGGNMDYFFDLKFDEIEILGTGQNDNLVVRKDGDYLFIGAVTFNNQDFMSWKRYGLRRAAEEPSDEYVELMEDITSVIFMLKQMTGEVFWIEEQRLVRSVLRRRVNRTDGKKVFERKIIQAVEEISEKLEAEIGSVAYEYSQISSELDSTFPQRLFEQTEGLTKEEFDRALSSLREKVMKLQKYGVSGFAKLEEIQFKEADARALKVYFEDFQKKYEKYDELIDQLELFTDIVNRRFRFKHISVSMQEGICIHDDEGDEIPLLRLSSGEKETLVLFYQLIFEVPGNSLLLVDEPEISLHIAWQRMFAEDMQTIVRRKGIKAVIATHSVQIVNGNRAIQRDLGKQYAEGLHK, encoded by the coding sequence ATGGAGAGAACAGTGCAGGGAATCAGAGTCAGGAAATTATTCGGACGTTTTGACTATACAATTTTATTTTCAGAAGAAGGGATGACAATCGTTACCGGACCCAATGGCTTTGGCAAGTCTACGATTCTGCATGTAATCAGTGCGCTTGCCGGCGGTAATATGGACTATTTCTTTGACCTGAAATTTGATGAGATCGAAATCCTGGGGACCGGCCAGAATGATAATCTTGTGGTTCGAAAAGACGGAGACTACCTTTTTATCGGGGCAGTAACATTTAACAATCAGGATTTTATGAGCTGGAAACGGTATGGTCTGCGGAGGGCGGCAGAGGAGCCGTCTGATGAGTATGTGGAATTGATGGAAGACATTACATCTGTTATTTTTATGTTGAAGCAGATGACAGGCGAGGTATTTTGGATTGAGGAGCAGCGCCTTGTGAGAAGCGTCTTGCGGCGCAGAGTGAACCGGACAGACGGAAAGAAAGTGTTTGAGCGGAAGATTATTCAGGCTGTGGAGGAAATATCAGAAAAGCTGGAAGCGGAGATCGGCAGTGTGGCATATGAATATTCTCAGATTTCGAGTGAGCTGGACAGTACATTTCCTCAGAGACTGTTTGAGCAGACGGAAGGACTGACAAAGGAGGAATTTGACCGGGCGCTTTCTTCTCTTCGTGAAAAGGTGATGAAACTGCAAAAATACGGCGTTTCCGGTTTTGCGAAGCTGGAAGAGATCCAGTTCAAAGAGGCGGACGCCCGGGCGCTGAAAGTCTACTTTGAGGATTTTCAGAAAAAATACGAGAAGTACGATGAATTGATCGATCAGTTGGAGTTGTTTACGGACATTGTGAACCGGAGGTTTCGGTTTAAGCATATTTCTGTCTCCATGCAGGAGGGAATCTGCATCCATGATGATGAGGGCGATGAGATTCCACTTCTGAGGTTGTCGTCGGGAGAAAAAGAAACACTGGTGTTATTTTATCAACTGATTTTTGAAGTGCCGGGAAACAGCCTGCTTCTTGTTGATGAACCGGAGATCTCTCTGCATATCGCCTGGCAGAGAATGTTCGCTGAGGATATGCAGACGATTGTGCGCAGGAAAGGGATAAAGGCTGTTATTGCAACACATTCCGTGCAGATTGTAAACGGAAATCGTGCGATTCAGAGAGATTTGGGAAAACAGTATGCAGAGGGACTCCATAAGTGA
- a CDS encoding site-specific integrase — protein sequence MKYDDLEAYRKYLYNQVPNANTARKYYSAVVKLYRDVDIRKDIKQLDADFYQEKIPLLFKTRNEVSAVKNGLRYFEEYRKVHNGTAGGAGPGRDIRLSARSAAAFPGDDFYHQINQKKRNRSVKPKKILYLDEIKRKVNQIEDPKTKYAFRLALVSGLRVSELAGLDAEKIAFEDGLIYVNVTNGKGGSNGVIECLPDAYLYDRLQSYVREHQEGKLFYAESTLRKRAWELDLECHDFRRIFACLKRNDLKKVMPVEEANQEVMKSLRHKRFSTTKRYLFNRKLVISRRKGEKKC from the coding sequence ATGAAATATGACGATTTGGAAGCATATAGAAAATATTTATATAACCAGGTGCCTAATGCAAATACGGCAAGGAAATATTACAGTGCGGTGGTGAAGCTGTACCGGGATGTTGACATAAGAAAAGACATCAAACAGTTGGATGCTGATTTTTATCAGGAGAAGATACCGCTGCTGTTTAAAACAAGAAATGAAGTGAGCGCAGTAAAGAACGGGCTTCGATATTTTGAGGAATACAGAAAAGTTCATAATGGTACGGCAGGCGGTGCAGGTCCCGGAAGGGACATAAGATTATCTGCCCGATCGGCGGCAGCGTTTCCAGGCGATGATTTTTATCATCAGATCAACCAGAAAAAAAGAAACCGTTCTGTGAAACCTAAAAAAATATTGTACCTTGATGAAATAAAAAGAAAAGTAAATCAGATCGAAGATCCGAAAACGAAATATGCGTTCCGGCTCGCATTGGTATCTGGGCTGCGTGTGTCAGAGCTGGCAGGGTTGGATGCGGAAAAGATAGCCTTTGAAGATGGATTGATTTACGTGAACGTAACGAATGGGAAAGGCGGAAGCAATGGAGTCATAGAATGCCTTCCGGATGCTTATTTGTATGATCGGTTACAGAGTTATGTGAGGGAACATCAGGAAGGAAAACTTTTTTATGCGGAATCTACTTTGAGAAAGAGAGCCTGGGAGTTAGATCTGGAGTGCCATGATTTCAGGCGTATCTTTGCCTGTCTGAAAAGAAACGATTTGAAAAAAGTCATGCCGGTGGAGGAAGCGAATCAGGAAGTGATGAAAAGTTTACGTCATAAAAGATTTTCGACGACAAAGAGATATTTGTTTAATAGAAAGTTGGTCATAAGTCGGAGAAAAGGGGAGAAAAAATGTTGA